The sequence below is a genomic window from Desulfobulbus oligotrophicus.
ATTTATAGTACGCATTTGAAAAAACAGTTTGCAATCCGGAGCAGCAAGCAGGCAGCCTGCAAACTCTCCGGCATATAATACGTTCTCTCCTCTAATCCAACCGTAAAGGAGTGTCCCTATGAAACTCGGCATCAATGGTCTTGGACGAATCGGTAAACTTTCTCTGTGGAACCATGTCTCCAAACAATTCTTTTCAGAAATCATCGTCAACCTCGGCCGCAATGTCGGTGGGGGTCTGGAGGATATCGCAGCAGCCGTTGAAAGAGATTCCACCTATGGACGGCTCGGTATGTTTCTCCACGGCAATAAAGGCGGCAGGGTTATTGAAAACCTGAACGAGGAAAAGGGCAGCATGACCATCAACGGTGTACCGGTCACCTTTCTGCGGACAGCACGTAACCCTAAAGATATCAACTGGCAAAACAACCAGGTTCGCCTGGTGGTTGACACCACTGGTGCCTTTAAAGATCCGACAGCCGACCCGGATGAGGGTAGAGGTTCTGTGCGCGGTCATCTCCTGGCCGGTGCAGAAAAAGTCATGGTCTCCGCCCCGTTTAAAATCCAGGCCAAGGGTCTGGACATGCCGGAAGATGCAGTCACCATGGTCATGGGCATCAATGACGATGACTATGATCCGGCCAGACACAACATCATCTCAGCAGCCTCCTGCACCACCACCTGTCTGTCGTACATGATCAAACCGCTGCTCGATCACTTTGGTGCCGGACGTATTCTGTCGGCGTCCATGGTCACGGTCCACGCCGCCACCGGTTCGCAGGAGGTGCTTGACCGGCTGCCGGCGGCAGGCGCATCAGACCTCCGTAAAAACCGTTCCATCTTAAACAACATCATCCTCACCACCACCGGTGCCGCCAATGCCCTTGCCCTTGTTATCCCGGAGATGAAGTCCATCGGTTTCATTGCCGAATCGGTACGCATCCCGACTTCAACCGGCTCGCTGATTGTTCTTGTCATCAACCTGCAGGACGAGCTGGACAACCCCATTAAGCGGAACCTGCTCCACTCGATCTATGAGGAGTACTCCCAGACCAGTCCTTACCTGGTGTTCTCCAAAGAACAAAACGTTTCCTCTGATATTATCGGCATGCCGAGGGCGGCTGTGGTCATCGAATCAACCGAGATTCATACCCGCACCGCCACAATCAAGGTCAACCTCCAGAATCTGAAAAACTTCCGGTGCGAGGCCGATGCCTCACCCATTCTGGACGTGCCCTTCACCCAGGCAGCTATTTACGGATGGTATGATAATGAGCTGGGCAGCTATACCAACATGCTGGGCGAGTTGACGATTAAAGTTGCTGAACGCATGGTGTGATCATCCGTACCATGAACCGGGCGGATCTACCGGCGGTCATCCACATCGAGCAGCAGGCGATTGCCTCACCCTGGACGCCTGCTCAGCTGCAGGAGGAACTCGACGCTCCCAACAGTCTGGCACTGGTGGCAATGGCTGGTAAACAGCTCTGCGGTTACGCCTTCTATCGCACCTGTCCCCCGGAAAGTGAGCTGCTCCACATGGTGGTCGACCCGCAGCACCAACGGCAACAGATAGGGACCACACTGCTGCGACAGGGGCTTGACCGCCTGCTTTCGCTTGGCTGTACCGACTGTTTTCTGGAGGTACGATCATCCAACCAGGGGGCCCGGCTTCTGTATACGCATGCAGGTTTTCGTCAGACAGGAATACGCAGACAGTACTACCAGCAGCCGGATGAAGACGCCCTGGTTCTTACAATGTCCCTTGTCAACAGATCAGGAGATAGACAATGAAAACACTGCATGATCTCGAACTTGCAGGAAAAAAAGTACTTGTTCGAGTTGACTTCAACGTCCCCATGAACGAAGAGGGCCAGATAACCGACGACCTGCGGATTCGCTCGGTGCTGCCCACACTGCAGTATCTGACAGCTGCAAAGGCACGGGTGATCATCTGCACACACATGGGCAGACCAAAGGGGCAGCGTGTGGAAAAGTACTCACTTGCTCCGGTGGCACACCACCTCTCACAACTGCTCGGCAAGCCGATACCCCTGGCTTCCGACTGCATAGGGCCGGAAGTACAGGCCGCTGTTGGAACCCTGGCCGACGGTGACATTCTTCTTCTTGAAAACCTTCGCTTTCATGCCCAGGAAGAACAGAACGATCCGGAATTTTCCCGCCAGCTGGCTTCCCTGGCCGATGTCTATATCAACGATGCCTTTGCTGTTTCCCATCGCGCCCATGCCTCGGTTGAAGGGGTGACCCATTATGTTCAGGAAAAGGCCGCCGGGTTCCTTTTACAAAAAGAGATCGAGTACTTTCATCGTTCCATTGATAACCCGCAACGGCCGCTGGTGGCCATTGTCGGGGGCGCCAAGGTTTCCGGCAAACTTGAAGCCCTGCAGAATATGCTCAATAAAGTCGACAAGATGATCATTGGCGGGGCCATGGCCAACACCTTTCTGAAAAGTCAGGGGTATGCCATGGGTGCCTCCAAAGTTGAAGACGACCTGCTGACAACAGCAGACGACCTGCTGCGCAAGGCCAGGGAAAAGGGCATCAAGGTGTATCTGCCGGTCGATGTGATTGCTGCTGACAGGTTTGCACCGGATGCGATATGCAAACAGGTGACCATTCAAGACATTCCTGAGGGCTGGATGGCGCTTGACATCGGCCCGGCCTCGGTCATCTGTTTCAACGAGGCACTGGACGGGGCCAAGACCATTGTCTGGAACGGCCCCATGGGCGCCTTTGAGATGAATGCCTTTGCACGGGGAACCATGGCGCTTGCCCACACCGTAGCTGCATCGCATGCACTGAGCGTTACCGGTGGCGGTGACTCCAATGCCGCCATCACCCTGTCCGGTGAGGCAGCCAACATCTCCTACATGTCCACCGGTGGAGGCGCCTTTCTTGAACTGATGGAGGGTAAAAAGCTGCCCGGCGTCAAGGCGTTAGAATAAGGGCAGTTACCCAAACGTACCTCCTCGTGTCTACCTCTTGTCTATCTATTATCCAGGGAGTTACCTATGAGTAGACGTCCACTTATCGCCGGCAACTGGAAGATGCATTTAACTGTGGCAGAGGCTGTGCAGCTGGCAAAGGCACTTGCTGAAACCGCCCGCAACTGCCCGGATCGCGATGTGCTTATTGCCCCGCCTTTCACAGCTCTGGCTGCAGTCTGTACCGCTGTTGCCAAGAGTACGCTGCTGGTTGCCGCCCAGAACGTTGCCTGGGAAGTGCAGGGAGCCTTTACCGGTGAGATTTCCCCGACCATGTTGACTGATCTTGGTATTGCCTGGGCAATCGTCGGTCACTCTGAACGGCGACAGATCTTTGGTGAAAGCAGTGCAATGATCAACCGCCGCATCCACGGTGCCCTGGGCAACGCACTCCATCCCATTCTCTGCATCGGTGAAACCCTGGCAGAACGGGAAAGTGAACAGACCTTCACGGTTTTGCAGCAGCAGATCCAAGAGGGGCTGGACCAGGTAACTGCTGAGCAGATGCGCACCATCGTGCTTGCCTATGAACCGGTCTGGGCCATCGGTACCGGGAAAACCGCCACTAAAGAGCAGGCCCAGGAGGTACACGCCTTTATCCGCGGGTTACTCACAGCCATGTATGAAAAAGCTGTTGCCGACTCCACCAGAATACTGTATGGTGGTTCGGTTAAGCCTGATAATATAGACGACCTGATGCAACAAGCGGATATTGACGGTGTCCTGGTCGGTGGCGCAGCTCTTCAAGTCGAATCCTTTAGCCGAATTATTTGTTTCCAATGACAACCCTAATCATCGTTGCCCATGTTATTGTCTGTTTTTTCCTGATCGGGATAGTCCTGTTGCAGCATGGAAAAGGTGCAGATGTGGGTGCAACGTTCGGTGGATCCGGTCAGTCACTGTTCGGTGCTGAAGGGCCTCTCCCGCTGCTCAATAAAATCACCACCCTGGCAGCCATTGTGTTCATGGCCACCTCGGTGGCTCTGGCCTATTTTTCCGCACATAAAACAACCGGCTCGGTCATGAGCAATGTTCAGACCCAGGAAGTACAGGCACCAGCCCAGGAAACACCGGCTGCAGTGCCGACCCCGGCAGCAGGCCAGCCAACAGAAGAATCGAAAAAAACAGAGGGACAACCAGCACAACAGTAGTCTTTATATCTCTTGCCGAAGTGGTGGAACTGGTAGACACACTATCTTGAGGGGGTAGCGGCCAACGGTCGTGCGAGTTCGAGTCTCGCCTTCGGCACCATTCAAAAGAAGGGCTAACTTGCAAAATATCAGCAAGTTAGCCCTTCTTGTTTTTATAGTCCGCATAAGCTATAATTGCCTCCAGTTATCAGGAAATCGCACAGAATAGCAAAAAAGTGCGACCAAAAGTGCGACCAAGAAAATAGTCGCATTACGACGGAGGCTGAATGGCAACTGTTAAGGCTCGCAAGAGGAAGAAGGGAACAGTCTATTGCGCAGAAGTCAGGCTAAAAGGACATCCTCGCTTGTCCCAAACCTTTGATCGCAAATCTGAAGCTGTCAGGTGGGCTGAAGAGGCTGAAATAGCCTTGCGAAATGGCAGTTACGTGGCAAACAAATTGCCAAGTGAGATACATTTTGAAGATGCCTTGGCCAAATACCTGATGGAGGTTTCAGCCAACAAAGCACCATCAACTCATCGACGGGAGATTCACCAGTCAAAGTCCTTGGATTTTTTTTACGGGCGACGACTCAACGAAATAACCCCCACCCTGGCGGCCCAATTTCGTGAAAAACGCTTGATTGAAGTCATGCCAGCGACGGTAATAAAAGATCTAAATCTATTGTCGCATATTTTTTCTACCGCGATCCGGGAATGGGGGGCTGAAGTTACCAATCCTGTGTCAATAATCAGAAAACCAAAAACACCCCCAGGCCGTCTTCGTTTTTTAACGGAAGGCGAGATCAATAAGTTATTAGAGGAAAGCAAGAAAAGCCATCGATCAAATCTCTTTAATTACATTTTACTCCAGCTTCATACCGGGATGAGGCCAAGCGAGGGTGCTTCTCTTACATGGGGCCAAGTCGATCTTGATGGAAGAGTTCTTGACCTTCAACAAACGAAGACTGACCCGAGAAGAGTTCCCTTAACTATTCCAGCGATAGAGACGTTATCTGAACTCATTCCAAAAGAAAATTTCTCCTGCTCTGATTATGTTTTTTTACCCAAAAATCCAAAAATGACATACAAGCAGAGGCCAAACCAGTTCTTTAGAGAAAGCTTTGAAGCTGCTGTTAAAAGAGCCGCAATCGAAAATTTCCACATGCACGATTTACGACATACAGCGGCAAGTTATATGATCATGAACGGTGTAGATCTTCGAACCGTTGCGGATATTTTAGGACATAAAACTATATCGATGACAATGCGTTACACCCACCTTCTTGATGACCATAAATTAAGAGCGATCGACCGAATCGAACAATTAGGTCAATAGTTTTATTTCACGGAATTTGTCAACTTACTCCCCGCCTTGAACTTCACTACCTTCTTGGCAGGGATGGTGATCGTCTCTCCCGATTGCGGATTTCGTCCTTCACGGGCGGCTCGGTCAGCAGTGGAGAAGGTACCAAACCCGGCCAAGGCAACCTTGTCGCCGCTCTTCATCGCCTCTGCAATGGCAGAGAAGACGCTGTTCACCACCTGCTCGGCGGCTGATTTACTCAAGTCGCTTTCCTTAGAGGTGGCTCCACTTGTCTGAACAAGATCTTCTAATTTTTAAGTGAAATCTCTGTCCATAGTTAGGCTGCCTGTTGGACCGCCGGCAGCATCGCGGTATACGCCTCGTTAGGCGTTTTTCTCTTTATTTTGGAGTGTGGTCGACAGCGGTTGTACCAGTCGAAATAACGTATGATCGATCTGCGGGCCTCGACGACTGAGTCATAGGCATGGAGATACACTTCTTCGTACTTGACTGACTTCCACAATCGTTCCACAAACACGTTGTCCCGCCAGCCGCCCCGGCCATCCATGCTGAGCTTGCATCCGCGGTCTTTGACCGCCCGGACAAATTCCTCGGCAGTGAACTGGCTCCCCTGGTCGGTGTTAATGATCTCAGGCGTACCATGGCGGGTGAACGCCTCCTGCAGAACATCGACAGCATGGCAGGCCTCCAGGGTGATGGCGATCTTGGCCGCCAGCACTTTCCGGCTGGCCCAGTCAACCACGGCTGTGAGATAAACAAAGCCTTTGGCCATCGGGATATAGGTCGTATCCAGCGCCCAGACCTGATTGGCTCGGTCAATCCTCATCCCCCGCATGAGATAGGGATATACCTTGTGACCAAGGTGTTTCTTGCTGGTTCCCGGTTTCCGGTACAGCGCCTCGATGCCCATGCGTTTCATCAGCGTACCCACATGCCTGCGGCCAACTTTAATGCCCGCTCGATCAACCTGATCACGCAACATGCGGGCGCCCATGAACGGGCGCTCCAGATGCAACTCGTCCAGGCGGCGCATCAACTCCAAATCGGCCTTCGCAACGGGCCTGGGACGATAATAGAGGCTGCTGCGACTGATGCCAACCAACTTGGCCTGTCTTGTCACAGGGAGTTTGTGAGTGCGGTCAATTATCGCTTTGCGCTCAGCAGTCCCACCCTGGTGAGCGCGCTTTCTAAAAAATCGTTTTCCAGCGTTAATTGCCCGATCTTGGCGTGCAGTGCCTTCAGGTCAACTTCCGGCTTAGCCGGGGATTTATCGAAAATATTTGAGGCGCCCTCGCTTAATTGTCGTTTCCAGGTGGTGATCTGGTTGGGGTGGACCTCGAACTGCTGGGCTAATTCAGCCAATGTTTTGTCACCGGCTATCGCAGCCAAGGCCACTTTTGCTTTAAATGCTGCTGAATGTTTCCGCCTCGTTCTTTTTGCCATTTTCTGCTCCATGTTGTGCCCATCGTTGGGCGTTAGTGGTAGCAGATTTTCCACTTAAGAGCTTGTCCAAATTTCCGAGACCACTTCTCTTGGCGACCTTGTCTATCAACTCGGTTTTGTTCATAAACACTCCATTGGAAGGGGAAGTTGATAATATCTTGTCTGCCTCGTGCCATAGCAAACCTCGCCCACCAAGGCAAGGTGCAATTGCCTTGGCGGGTCATGGCTCGGTTGAAACCGTATCCTCTGCGTCACGCGAAGCCTCTTCATTCTTCTCCTGGGCTTTGAGCAACTCCAGATAGTCTTTGATTTCGTCAGGGGGATAGTAGCGGAACTTGACCTTCCGACTGAGCCGTGCGGTGAAATCAGAAAACGCCATCACGATTTCTTGGCCCTCCTTCATCAAGGCAACACCTTCTTCATAGGTGATGCCGCCCATCTCCCCCAGCCGGCCCTTGAAATTGGCATAGGCCATGTCAAACTGCCGCAGGATGCTGAACATGGTGGAGCCTATCGGCGAGTTGACCCGCATGACCCGCGAGCCTTTTTCCTTCACCAGATTGATTTTTTTCTCCT
It includes:
- a CDS encoding glyceraldehyde 3-phosphate dehydrogenase NAD-binding domain-containing protein — its product is MKLGINGLGRIGKLSLWNHVSKQFFSEIIVNLGRNVGGGLEDIAAAVERDSTYGRLGMFLHGNKGGRVIENLNEEKGSMTINGVPVTFLRTARNPKDINWQNNQVRLVVDTTGAFKDPTADPDEGRGSVRGHLLAGAEKVMVSAPFKIQAKGLDMPEDAVTMVMGINDDDYDPARHNIISAASCTTTCLSYMIKPLLDHFGAGRILSASMVTVHAATGSQEVLDRLPAAGASDLRKNRSILNNIILTTTGAANALALVIPEMKSIGFIAESVRIPTSTGSLIVLVINLQDELDNPIKRNLLHSIYEEYSQTSPYLVFSKEQNVSSDIIGMPRAAVVIESTEIHTRTATIKVNLQNLKNFRCEADASPILDVPFTQAAIYGWYDNELGSYTNMLGELTIKVAERMV
- the rimI gene encoding ribosomal protein S18-alanine N-acetyltransferase — encoded protein: MNRADLPAVIHIEQQAIASPWTPAQLQEELDAPNSLALVAMAGKQLCGYAFYRTCPPESELLHMVVDPQHQRQQIGTTLLRQGLDRLLSLGCTDCFLEVRSSNQGARLLYTHAGFRQTGIRRQYYQQPDEDALVLTMSLVNRSGDRQ
- a CDS encoding phosphoglycerate kinase is translated as MKTLHDLELAGKKVLVRVDFNVPMNEEGQITDDLRIRSVLPTLQYLTAAKARVIICTHMGRPKGQRVEKYSLAPVAHHLSQLLGKPIPLASDCIGPEVQAAVGTLADGDILLLENLRFHAQEEQNDPEFSRQLASLADVYINDAFAVSHRAHASVEGVTHYVQEKAAGFLLQKEIEYFHRSIDNPQRPLVAIVGGAKVSGKLEALQNMLNKVDKMIIGGAMANTFLKSQGYAMGASKVEDDLLTTADDLLRKAREKGIKVYLPVDVIAADRFAPDAICKQVTIQDIPEGWMALDIGPASVICFNEALDGAKTIVWNGPMGAFEMNAFARGTMALAHTVAASHALSVTGGGDSNAAITLSGEAANISYMSTGGGAFLELMEGKKLPGVKALE
- the tpiA gene encoding triose-phosphate isomerase, whose protein sequence is MSRRPLIAGNWKMHLTVAEAVQLAKALAETARNCPDRDVLIAPPFTALAAVCTAVAKSTLLVAAQNVAWEVQGAFTGEISPTMLTDLGIAWAIVGHSERRQIFGESSAMINRRIHGALGNALHPILCIGETLAERESEQTFTVLQQQIQEGLDQVTAEQMRTIVLAYEPVWAIGTGKTATKEQAQEVHAFIRGLLTAMYEKAVADSTRILYGGSVKPDNIDDLMQQADIDGVLVGGAALQVESFSRIICFQ
- the secG gene encoding preprotein translocase subunit SecG, with amino-acid sequence MTTLIIVAHVIVCFFLIGIVLLQHGKGADVGATFGGSGQSLFGAEGPLPLLNKITTLAAIVFMATSVALAYFSAHKTTGSVMSNVQTQEVQAPAQETPAAVPTPAAGQPTEESKKTEGQPAQQ
- a CDS encoding tyrosine-type recombinase/integrase yields the protein MATVKARKRKKGTVYCAEVRLKGHPRLSQTFDRKSEAVRWAEEAEIALRNGSYVANKLPSEIHFEDALAKYLMEVSANKAPSTHRREIHQSKSLDFFYGRRLNEITPTLAAQFREKRLIEVMPATVIKDLNLLSHIFSTAIREWGAEVTNPVSIIRKPKTPPGRLRFLTEGEINKLLEESKKSHRSNLFNYILLQLHTGMRPSEGASLTWGQVDLDGRVLDLQQTKTDPRRVPLTIPAIETLSELIPKENFSCSDYVFLPKNPKMTYKQRPNQFFRESFEAAVKRAAIENFHMHDLRHTAASYMIMNGVDLRTVADILGHKTISMTMRYTHLLDDHKLRAIDRIEQLGQ
- a CDS encoding IS3 family transposase (programmed frameshift), with the translated sequence MAKRTRRKHSAAFKAKVALAAIAGDKTLAELAQQFEVHPNQITTWKRQLSEGASNIFDKSPAKPEVDLKALHAKIGQLTLENDFLGKRAHQGGTAERKAIIDRTHKLPVTRQAKLVGISRSSLYYRPRPVAKADLELMRRLDELHLERPFMGARMLRDQVDRAGIKVGRRHVGTLMKRMGIEALYRKPGTSKKHLGHKVYPYLMRGMRIDRANQVWALDTTYIPMAKGFVYLTAVVDWASRKVLAAKIAITLEACHAVDVLQEAFTRHGTPEIINTDQGSQFTAEEFVRAVKDRGCKLSMDGRGGWRDNVFVERLWKSVKYEEVYLHAYDSVVEARRSIIRYFDWYNRCRPHSKIKRKTPNEAYTAMLPAVQQAA
- a CDS encoding recombinase — protein: MEREEKKQRPSWQEIEEKKINLVKEKGSRVMRVNSPIGSTMFSILRQFDMAYANFKGRLGEMGGITYEEGVALMKEGQEIVMAFSDFTARLSRKVKFRYYPPDEIKDYLELLKAQEKNEEASRDAEDTVSTEP